The genomic region CGAACGCGGCAACCCATCCCCAGCCGCCGGCCCCCTGCTGCAGGCGGGCTACGACGAAAAGGACGGCTGCGCCGGCCATAAGTGCCAGGGCGATCATCTTGTTCTTTCTCAGTGCGGCTCTTCTCTCATCCAACATCAGCGTCTACTCCTTCTTGCGTTTTCTGCTTTTGCCTATACTGATCCGGACGAGCCCTTCTTTTTATCAGTTTGTGACGTACAAGGCAATATGTCAGCGCAAATGACAAAGCCGTCAGACTGTCTGTCTCATCTGTCGCGGCTGACTCCGCTGCCGCCGTTAAAGGTTGCGGTAACTGTCGCTGCTATGGTAAGACTGAACGCTATCAGTCACCGGGGAGAACCCAGGTAAGGAGAAATAATGCTGGAACGTTTACAGAAGATACTCTCGCAGGCAGGGGTCGCCTCCCGCCGCGAGTCGGAAGGAATAATCGCCGCGGGCAGGGTGGCCGTGAACGGCACCGTGGTAACGGAGCTGGGTACGAAGGCCGACCCCGACACCGATACCATAACCCTGGACGGAAAGCCCATCAGCATCGAGGAGAAGCGGGTTTACATCCTGCTCTACAAGCCGGTCGGGTACATGACCACCATGAAGGACCCCGAAGGGCGCCCCATCGTGAGCGACCTTTTGAAGGGGGTGAAGGAGCGGGTGTACCCTATCGGGCGCCTGGACTACAACACCGAGGGGCTGCTCCTTCTGACCAACGACGGCGCGCTCGCCAACTCACTGATGCACCCAAGCCACGAGGTCGACAAGGGATACCTGGTAAGGGTGAGCGGCAAGGTGTCTGAGCTCCAGATCAAGAAGCTCTCCGAGGGGGTGAAGCTGGAGGACGGCATGACCGCTCCCGCCAAGGTGACCCCGGTGAGCGAGAGCGAGAACAACTCCTGGATCTCGATCACCATCCACGAGGGGCGCTACCGCCAGGTGCGGCGCATGTGCGAGGCGGTGGGGCTGAACGTGGTGCGCCTGAAGCGGGCCCGCTACGACTTCCTGGAGATAGGGGACCTGAAGCCCGGGGAGTACAGGCACCTGGCGCCCGAAGAAGTGACCCGGCTCAACAGGAAGATGGCGCCGGTAGGGACCGGGCGCGGCCCACGCAAGACCGGAGTGGTGGCGCGGAGGGGCTCGACAGGCACGGGGAGGCGGACACGCTGACAAAGCAAAAGCCTGGGCAGCGGCAGAAACAAGACCAGACAAGAAAAAGCCACCCTTTGGGGCGGCTTTTTTTATATGAGTGCAATGCCTGCTTTTTCCCTGGGGGGGACCGGGCAGGGGCAGTTCTCAGGGCGCTTGAGCTGTGGCTCAGGCGGGCGGGGGGGCGGCGCCGGTAATTTGTGGCATCAGGCGCTCATCTGCTGCTTCTGCTTGGGCACTCGCGGTGCCTTGGGAGGCTTTTTTTCGACGGGTCCCCCCTTGGCGGCCAGTTTGGCAGCGCGCACCGCACGGGCCTTGGCCAGGTTGTCCGCCAGCCCCTTCTCCTGCGCCATCCTCCTGCGCGCCTCGGAGAAGTTGCGCGCGGTCAGCGCCTGACCGCTGGGGATGCCGAACAACTTCCTGTATTCGCCTGGCTTCATGCCGTGGACCTGGGCCAGGTGGCGGGCGAGCGTCTTCATGCCGCTCTTGCCGCAGAGCATGCAGCTTACCTGGTCCGGCTGGAAAGCCTTCTTCAGGGAGATGGCCGGCCCTTTAGCATCGGCCCTCTCCATTCCT from Citrifermentans bremense harbors:
- a CDS encoding pseudouridine synthase — its product is MLERLQKILSQAGVASRRESEGIIAAGRVAVNGTVVTELGTKADPDTDTITLDGKPISIEEKRVYILLYKPVGYMTTMKDPEGRPIVSDLLKGVKERVYPIGRLDYNTEGLLLLTNDGALANSLMHPSHEVDKGYLVRVSGKVSELQIKKLSEGVKLEDGMTAPAKVTPVSESENNSWISITIHEGRYRQVRRMCEAVGLNVVRLKRARYDFLEIGDLKPGEYRHLAPEEVTRLNRKMAPVGTGRGPRKTGVVARRGSTGTGRRTR
- a CDS encoding MucR family transcriptional regulator, whose amino-acid sequence is MASSLLELTANIVSSHASVTEMSGEDLLLELQKVHVALQKLEVEAGEGMERADAKGPAISLKKAFQPDQVSCMLCGKSGMKTLARHLAQVHGMKPGEYRKLFGIPSGQALTARNFSEARRRMAQEKGLADNLAKARAVRAAKLAAKGGPVEKKPPKAPRVPKQKQQMSA